The following DNA comes from Eretmochelys imbricata isolate rEreImb1 chromosome 2, rEreImb1.hap1, whole genome shotgun sequence.
ACTGTGGTGTGGCAAGAAAATTTGGATCATATAAATTGTGGCTGATAGAATAAGTGAAGTTATCTTGCAGTGTGCCTTGATTAAACAAGCCTTTGCTGCATgctgttgtgtttttaaaaactttaatatGTTTAGTAGGTGGGCAACCTACTTTGATAAGTGCAGACAAAGGATGCATATCAATGCAGCAGGCGCCTTTGTTGGGGATGTCCACAGTAAGGACAGACATCCCGCCAGAAGGGAATGTGTCACTGAAATGAGGGTCTGCCATGCCAGAGAaacactgctgcagcagctgcatgTGTAAGCTGTACTTGGTGTTCCTGTCATGTGTGTACCCACCCTCTGTTATCTTTGCCTGGAACCCTAGCACATAAGGGTTGCTCACAGTCACCACTGGAAAAGCCCCAGTGCCCGGCTTTGGCACAAACGTGGCACTAAGGTTCAGCTTCTGTTGCATGTCAATATAATGGATCTTGTTGTGGAAATGGCCCTTGAGGATCTTAACTGGGCACTCTTGCAGAAATGGCCAAATGTCCATGAGCAGCCACTGCACATTGAAGGTGCATTTCTGGAAGTTATAGGCAGAGGAACTATTAGTAGGTACAGGGCTCAACACGGTTAGCATCCCTACCTTGTCAAACATCAGCACCGCATTGCACAGGCCTTTCTCGTGGCCGTTCTCTCCAATGTGCACCATAGTTCTGGAGACCATGTCTAGGCTTCCATGGAAGAGCTGATGGTCCTGGGTCAGGACTGCAATCTCACTGTTGCTGGTGACCACGTGGCAGAGGCCGCTGCCAGGGAAAGAATGGGAGGTTCTGGAAGGCACCTGTGGCTGCTGCACAGTCACTGGCTCCACAAGCAAGCCATTATTGGAGGAGATCAGCAGTGTGTCTTTGGTCCAGAGGATGGTAAAGCCCCACAGGCGAGGGTGCTGGATACTCCGGACAGCTGGGCCCCCGGTGGACTTCAGGTGGAAGCCCATGGAGATGTGGCTGTACATGTTGCTCATGTTGCCTCCAATGTATGTGAAATAGGCCCctcctcttttcccttccctaCCACTTTGGGTGTGGTTGATGAGAATCCCAATCTGGGAGAGGGAAACAAAATTGTAGATACCAAGCAGCACCCCGTGCACTTCTGGGCTCAGCTTCAGAGGGGTGAACGTGTAGCCCCCATCCTCTGACAGGAAGATGTGGCTTTTGGAGGCTGAATGCCCAGTCTCATAGGCAAAAATAGTCATACTGATGGCCTGGCAGTCTGGGTCCTGCCCTGGGTAGCAGCAGTGGGTGTTCGAGAGCTCAGTGACCAAGGAATCGATCCCCTGTACTGGGAGCCATTCCTCCCCCCCAGCCACGAAGATGTAGAGATAGACCCGTCCATTTATCACCATTGCTAACCGATCTTTCTTCACAAAGGCCGTGGCACTGACTGAGGCATTTGGGGTCTCTAGCTCAGAAGGGATGGTCAGTGGCAGGAGGCTACTTTCAAATCCATCTGTGCTGAGGAAAACCACCTGTCCCAGGTACACAGCTGGACTGGGGCGTCCCCAAGGGTCACCATCATTACATGGGTACTGTAGAAGGGAAGGTTCAGTGCGGGTGAAACTCAGGATGGTGCCTGACGCTTTGTCCCGGGCACTGAAGGACAGACCTGAATACACTAGCTTCTCAACAGTGCATCTCCAGGAAGCAATGCCTCCCATTTCAAAACACAGCCATAGCCAGAGTTCAGCTAGTGAGACTGGCCAGGAGTGGGGCATTTGTTGTGCTGTTGTTATAATATGCCTTACTACCAACTTAGGGTGGAGGCTGATTCCTTGTGCTCCTTGTGGACAACAGCTCAAAATGGCTCCTGGCTCTTCTCCCTCCTGCTGTAAATTAGAAGGAAGTTCCGAGAGGCAGttggtggctgggctgggctatGGGTTGGGTGTGGCTGTCATTCTGAGTGTTTCCTATACAGTCTCTGTCATGTGTAAATGATGtctgaggcttgcagttttgTGGCTGATTCTACACTACTAGCAATGACCCCTTCTGCTAGATTTACCTCACATTTGCTCCACCCCATGGGGCAACAGCCCCAGTAGATATTGTGCCTAATGCTAATTTTCTGAGGGGTTTGTACTTATCACAGGTGCTCATGATCACAGAATCACAGCAACTATGGACAATACCCCAAACCAGTAATTTCTTGAGTCTCATTCCTTCCCAAGGGGCAACAACCCTAGTGAGCAATGACCCCCCCCCAGAGGCTAGTAGCACTGTATTCACCTCAACTGTGCTTCCCTAATCTCTTTGTCACTGTACCTGGTTTGGGTCACAGCTGAAAATGCCCAATTCAGAACAGACTGTAGGAAGCAGAGcagacaccccaaaactggtggtttattctatcattagaggtcaccaagccagtaacaaaagtgagCTACTGCCTCACTAAACTAGTTAACAAGGAGCCAGAACAGTCACCTATAGGCAGTCCAGCCCCTATCACCACCGAGATAACTGGCCTTTGTGACGtcaggttattaaaaccaaaagcaCCACATGTAAGGTTTTTCCAGTTCCAGAGAACCAGCCACACACCCCAGGTGAATCTATAGTTCAGATCTTACCAAATACCAGGCTGCAGCCTAAACTAAAGATTGTTTAatagaaaagaagagagttattaaTTGGTTCAAGGAATCATACACATTACAATTGATTTCAGAGTGTAGGTCAGGATATTAGCAGTGAAGGTAATTCTGCTAGCTTGCAATAAATCTCTCTGGATCACACAAAAGACTGGGGGAGTCATCAgtcttttttattctttattattgctaGAAATCATAGTCCAGAGATGGAGCAGGAATGAAGTCCAAGAATGATGGGACAGTCTGCAATTGATACCTCTTAGTCCAGGTGCCTGGAAAGTTACTGGTGCAAACATGGAGTCCTGGGTCTTGCTGAGTCATGAGCCATTCATTGCCTAGGTGCTGCctgaagggatctcaggaggggTCCCTAGAAGAGCTGATtctccttaatgggccatcaagcagacTGGCTAGCCAATCTGTTTTGTGCAGGGTTTAAATTCTCAGAGATTATGTCCACCCTCCACCCACAATCCCTTTGGCACTCCTGGCTTCGGTTGCGGGGAGGCGGTTGGGGTTttagctctggggtggggcaccagGACTCAGAGATTTAGCCTGGGGAGGGCGTTGTGGCATggaggctcggggcttcagccccatggggcgcactggggctcgggctttcagcccagcaggaggtgccgggACTCccacaagtttttaaaaatttaccaGCGCTTGGCTCCAGACAGCTCAGACTGAATTTAAACTCTGATCTTGGGGGTGTTACTCAGAAATACAAAagatttgaaaaacaaacacagtttCATAACTTAATATATAATGATACATGCAtgtaaacaggataatcatactttaGCAGACTATAACTTTTTCAATGATaccttatgtcataaatataaagggaagggtaaccacctttctgtatacagtgctataaaatccctcctggccagaggcaaaaccctttcacctgtaaagggttaagaagctaaggtaacctcgctggcacctgacccaaaatgcccaatgagaggacaagatactttcaaatctggagggaggagaacaaagggttagactgtctgtgtgatgctttagccgggaacagatcaagaatgcagccttacaactcctgttaagttagtaagtaatctagctagaacatacattagatttccttttgtttaatggctggtaaaataagctgtgctggatgccatgtatattcctgtttttgtgtctttttgtaacttaaggttttgtctagagggattctctgttttgactctgattaccctgtaagcagtgatgagctgccaaaatcttaacaggtttccccctcaccccacaagggggtcgtggcCTACCTCCAACCCCCTGGGACCCttgatccatccatccccctcccctgtcccttgactgcccccagaactgggcaggagggttgcgtgggccaccgtagtgggtgcccagcccccccaagagccagagggatctgctggggggtgaggtggggagtcctggcggtgcttacctggggcagctcccaggaagcatccggcaggtccctctggttcctaggggcggggtagcatagctgggggggagcaggaggagtggccgctcccccaactgatcatttaaaaaatggcaccttgggcaccaactctgtgggtgctccggggctggagcgcacccacagggaaaatttggtgggtgcttggcagctccctgccccaggcccggtcccaactcacctccgctccgcctccgcctcctcccctgaacgcgccgcccccctctgcttctccaccccccacagcttcccgcgaatcagctgttcgcgcgggaagcctgggagggctgagaagcaagcagcggctttgcgctcaggcccagggtggcggaggtgagctggggcggggagtggttcccctgtgcgccccccctccccggtttacctgctgtggcgcaggcggccctcctcgcgcgcctccccccccagctcacctccgcctccctgggcctgagcacgaagccacCACTTGCTTCtgagccctcccaggcttcccgcgtgaacagatGATTCACTGGAAactggggggtggagaagcagagcaggacgGCGCGtgtgagggaggaggcggaggaggagcgGAGGTGAACTGGGGCCCGGCgcggagcag
Coding sequences within:
- the CATSPERD gene encoding cation channel sperm-associated auxiliary subunit delta; its protein translation is MGGIASWRCTVEKLVYSGLSFSARDKASGTILSFTRTEPSLLQYPCNDGDPWGRPSPAVYLGQVVFLSTDGFESSLLPLTIPSELETPNASVSATAFVKKDRLAMVINGRVYLYIFVAGGEEWLPVQGIDSLVTELSNTHCCYPGQDPDCQAISMTIFAYETGHSASKSHIFLSEDGGYTFTPLKLSPEVHGVLLGIYNFVSLSQIGILINHTQSNMSNMYSHISMGFHLKSTGGPAVRSIQHPRLWGFTILWTKDTLLISSNNGLLVEPVTVQQPQVPSRTSHSFPGSGLCHVVTSNSEIAVLTQDHQLFHGSLDMVSRTMVHIGENGHEKGLCNAVLMFDKVGMLTVLSPVPTNSSSAYNFQKCTFNVQWLLMDIWPFLQECPVKILKGHFHNKIHYIDMQQKLNLSATFVPKPGTGAFPVVTVSNPYVLGFQAKITEGGYTHDRNTKYSLHMQLLQQCFSGMADPHFSDTFPSGGMSVLTVDIPNKGACCIDMHPLSALIKVGCPPTKHIKVFKNTTACSKGLFNQGTLQDNFTYSISHNLYDPNFLATPQLGQSDLEVLYKYNELGCPLLLYYDTPWLPVLELWENNTFVEYVSADFVVFEVNGMYNYDYLLTAAEANCISQPQNWTALIQKQDSPNPHTAWSRMNYESCKNHDGPKLVSPSAKYQILAQNKKNKITFSHYNGFYIFKVIVVDKLYSYCELSATVSVYVTGALPKTFLHAWTMLTAFLTIILIAILMGYLLHKLSLMKKSPKVKVF